A single region of the Phycisphaerae bacterium RAS1 genome encodes:
- a CDS encoding recombination protein F, translating to MPRFPDAIGYLIEMRDAVGEAWFHALCDFAIAASGESPRPEALDDLWSLFHGDTQYVPAAATIPATPAATAAVPPPAYLEHLTDFNAFKKLVPGLAVRFDRQLTVIFGKNGSGKSSLCQALKVLANPDRPADPLHNVRATYPGTPTFAYQFRGQAAPAMWNQTFGFGTLAPLLKYFDSTVAIKHITGTLQPRAVVEVAPFRLEVFEYARVLLTAFQAAATNRINDAASRLQADIDASKQRLAGTVNINAAPFDQWTATNSASCAEYFAGLPAFDDTKAARLGECTRALGQLTAASSEEGLRSLRAQHALLVQFASQLTSLSEWCNSARLADLQATETQASQKRTASAELARLAFPAGANHEQHHALIAAAAAMYDLSAFRAGEHVCPLCNQGITDQAQRLFIAYQGYLTSNLQTELAGLDRTLQTGRATLDRVAAFRLNDYSACRDLLPPGTYDVIVALSQAIAGSVPTDGQPLSTGNATQYARASELAGYIESIRAAQTAINEAITTGTQNRQELTGRINAVQVEIGGLRVHQAIASEKNALVALCDRSTRLTPEHQRINRYDFASRLRAMTNKGKDAHRELVLGTFEQRLSDEYRSLCGATLDQMGVRLSSRGDQQDIIVTPQVGESPVHRVLSEGEQKVHALAVFMCEAATAPHRVLVFDDPATSFDYNYVSNFCERLRNLVRDQPATQVIVLTHNWDFFVNLQATINRSPGLNARMSVQVLEDCATVREYSENWDELCNEITPLLAGPAEPSAEGKERAAGLMRRLIERLTNKHVFNEQRHQYKAKTLQVSEFHAFTKVVPLEPAEADTLRDIFANLSPPEHDDPRNFYTTRSRAQFNTWLGQIHAIKAALEARRP from the coding sequence ATGCCACGATTTCCCGACGCTATTGGTTACCTGATCGAAATGCGCGACGCCGTGGGTGAGGCGTGGTTCCACGCGCTGTGCGATTTTGCTATCGCGGCGAGTGGCGAGTCGCCGCGCCCTGAAGCACTCGACGATCTCTGGAGCCTGTTCCACGGGGACACCCAATATGTCCCGGCCGCAGCGACTATTCCGGCCACCCCGGCGGCCACCGCAGCCGTGCCGCCGCCGGCCTACCTTGAGCATTTGACTGACTTCAACGCATTCAAGAAACTCGTCCCAGGACTGGCAGTTCGCTTTGACCGTCAACTCACCGTGATCTTCGGAAAGAACGGGTCGGGCAAGTCGAGCCTCTGCCAAGCTCTGAAAGTGCTCGCGAATCCCGACAGGCCGGCTGATCCGCTGCACAATGTCCGAGCCACCTATCCGGGCACACCGACGTTCGCCTACCAGTTCCGCGGCCAGGCGGCACCTGCAATGTGGAATCAGACATTCGGATTCGGAACATTGGCCCCATTGCTCAAATACTTCGACTCCACCGTCGCGATCAAGCACATAACCGGCACTCTGCAACCGCGTGCCGTCGTAGAGGTTGCTCCCTTTCGACTTGAGGTGTTCGAGTACGCGAGGGTTCTGCTTACCGCGTTCCAAGCCGCGGCAACGAATCGGATCAACGATGCGGCCAGCAGACTCCAAGCGGACATCGACGCTTCCAAGCAACGTCTTGCAGGGACGGTCAACATCAATGCTGCTCCATTCGACCAATGGACGGCGACCAACTCTGCTTCATGCGCAGAGTACTTTGCGGGCCTACCCGCGTTTGATGACACCAAGGCGGCCCGGCTCGGCGAATGCACGCGAGCGCTCGGCCAACTCACTGCGGCCTCAAGCGAAGAGGGACTGCGATCGCTGCGGGCGCAGCACGCCCTGCTCGTTCAGTTTGCATCACAGTTGACATCCCTCTCCGAGTGGTGCAACTCCGCCAGACTGGCCGACCTGCAAGCTACCGAAACTCAGGCTTCGCAGAAGCGCACAGCCAGCGCCGAATTGGCACGTCTCGCCTTTCCTGCTGGCGCAAATCACGAGCAGCATCACGCTTTGATTGCAGCCGCCGCAGCAATGTACGACCTGTCCGCATTCAGGGCCGGTGAGCACGTATGCCCCCTGTGCAATCAAGGCATAACTGACCAAGCCCAGCGCCTTTTCATCGCCTATCAGGGGTATCTGACTTCAAATCTTCAGACCGAGCTGGCGGGGCTCGATCGCACACTTCAGACTGGCCGCGCCACTCTCGATCGCGTCGCTGCGTTCCGACTGAATGACTATTCGGCCTGTCGCGACCTGCTTCCGCCGGGAACCTATGACGTGATCGTGGCCCTCTCCCAGGCAATTGCCGGGTCGGTTCCGACTGATGGTCAGCCGCTCAGCACCGGGAATGCGACTCAGTATGCGCGCGCCAGCGAATTGGCAGGATACATCGAGTCTATTCGCGCCGCGCAGACAGCGATCAACGAAGCGATCACGACCGGCACACAAAATCGTCAAGAATTGACGGGTCGCATCAACGCCGTCCAAGTGGAGATTGGTGGCCTGCGTGTCCATCAGGCCATCGCCTCAGAGAAGAATGCACTTGTCGCGCTCTGCGATCGCTCAACTCGACTTACGCCCGAGCATCAGAGGATCAATCGATACGACTTCGCATCGCGCCTTCGGGCCATGACGAACAAAGGCAAGGATGCCCATCGCGAACTCGTGCTTGGTACGTTTGAGCAGCGCCTTAGTGACGAATATCGCAGTTTGTGCGGGGCGACACTCGACCAGATGGGCGTTCGCCTCTCCAGCCGCGGTGATCAGCAGGACATTATCGTCACGCCGCAGGTTGGCGAGTCGCCGGTTCACCGCGTGTTGAGCGAAGGCGAGCAAAAGGTTCATGCCCTTGCCGTTTTCATGTGTGAAGCGGCCACAGCGCCACACCGAGTGCTGGTCTTCGATGACCCCGCCACGAGTTTCGACTACAACTACGTGTCCAATTTCTGCGAACGTCTCCGCAATCTGGTCCGGGATCAGCCCGCGACACAGGTGATTGTATTGACGCATAACTGGGACTTCTTTGTCAATCTCCAAGCCACGATCAACCGCTCACCCGGCCTAAACGCCCGAATGTCAGTTCAAGTGCTTGAGGATTGCGCCACCGTTCGCGAGTACAGCGAGAACTGGGACGAGCTGTGCAACGAAATCACCCCGTTGCTCGCGGGCCCAGCGGAGCCGAGTGCTGAGGGCAAGGAACGCGCTGCCGGCTTGATGCGACGATTGATTGAGCGACTGACCAACAAGCATGTTTTTAATGAGCAGCGTCACCAGTACAAGGCAAAAACGCTGCAAGTGTCTGAGTTCCATGCATTCACGAAGGTAGTGCCGCTGGAGCCGGCAGAGGCTGACACGCTTCGTGACATTTTCGCAAATCTGAGTCCACCCGAGCACGACGACCCCCGGAACTTCTACACAACACGTTCTCGCGCACAGTTCAACACATGGCTTGGCCAGATCCACGCGATCAAGGCCGCCCTTGAGGCTCGCCGCCCATGA
- the birA_1 gene encoding Bifunctional ligase/repressor BirA, protein MFYQRSYEIERRLEAVLRLIREAKFSTPKIAKEIGVSIPTISRDVTALRQRGHDIRSERGDDGWRYWLEESTASERKKARKHRGAGHAAAEAHRA, encoded by the coding sequence GTGTTCTATCAACGATCCTATGAAATCGAGCGGCGGCTTGAAGCCGTGCTTCGCCTAATCCGCGAAGCCAAGTTCTCGACGCCCAAGATTGCAAAGGAAATCGGCGTCTCGATACCCACGATTTCCCGCGACGTGACGGCCTTGAGGCAGCGAGGGCACGACATTCGGTCTGAGCGTGGTGACGACGGCTGGCGGTATTGGCTTGAGGAATCAACGGCCAGCGAACGGAAGAAGGCGCGGAAGCACCGCGGCGCGGGCCACGCGGCTGCGGAGGCACACCGCGCATGA
- the rapA gene encoding RNA polymerase-associated protein RapA, protein MTNYHAKYIAHELTRRCASDSVEKLTAVLSDAQVDLNPHQIEAALFAFRNPLSRGAILADEVGLGKTIEAGLLIAQKWAELRRRLLVIAPANLRKQWSQELADKFFLPSVILEARTFNECIRAGNLNPFQTDAVVICSYQFARKMEPYVRQTQWDLVVIDEAHRLRNVYKPTNKIANAIKQSLSPFRKVLLTATPLQNSLLELYGLVSIIDEYSFGDLKTYRTRFTRLGNDEDFADLKERLKPICKRTLRKQVLEYVKYTNRHALVQEFVPTPEEQRLYDLVTQYLQQPTLYALPASQRSLMTLILRKLLSSSTFAISDTLSGLAFKLESAAREAETVHAPPEQLVDDWEEIDELADEWEPDEQEESPPDKPQYTPVQIDEMRKETAKLREFHTLAKSIAKNSKGEVLLTALRRGFAAAAKAQEGQGEATIQQKALIFTESRRTQEYLFRILEQTEFAGKVMVFNGTNSDQGSKDIYRRWLERHKGTDRVSGSPGADMRAALVDHFRDEAAIMIATEAAAEGINLQFCNLVVNYDLPWNPQRIEQRIGRCHRYGQKFDVVVVNFLNKNNAADQRVYELLDTKFRLFSGVFGASDEVLGAVESGVDFEKRIAGIYQKCRTPQQIQFEFDQLQQELDTEIAAGQQDAREKLLDNFDQEVVEKVRIQSTGLLDRFNERLWILTKHLLDGFARFDGDEYSFFLTKNPFPGETIHPGPYRLGKAVEDANTYRVGHPLAQRILAQAKALAVSPAEVTFDYTDGGKNIAILTPLVGTAGWLTCSRLAVQSLDTEEHLILAGVTDAGQPLDDGQSRRLFDINGHVGNPATPSSSVKSTLVDSVARRQNELLASLATKSGEWFDTEMDKLDRWAEDRRTALKAELDELDEGIKEAKKSARLAPNLPEKLELQRKLRGLETKRDEAWRAYDAASRDVDRQKDALLDEISRRLEQKTECTELFTLRWRIA, encoded by the coding sequence ATGACCAACTATCACGCCAAGTACATCGCCCACGAATTGACCCGCCGCTGCGCCTCCGACAGCGTCGAGAAATTGACGGCCGTCTTGTCCGATGCCCAGGTGGACCTGAATCCTCACCAGATCGAGGCGGCGCTCTTTGCCTTTCGCAATCCGCTTTCGCGCGGGGCGATACTCGCCGATGAAGTCGGACTCGGCAAAACCATCGAGGCCGGCTTGCTGATCGCCCAGAAATGGGCGGAGCTGCGCCGTCGTTTGCTCGTTATCGCGCCGGCCAATCTCCGCAAGCAATGGAGCCAAGAGCTTGCCGACAAATTCTTCCTGCCATCCGTGATCCTTGAGGCCCGCACGTTCAATGAGTGCATCCGCGCCGGAAATCTCAATCCCTTTCAAACGGATGCCGTCGTGATCTGTTCTTATCAGTTCGCCCGCAAGATGGAGCCGTACGTCCGGCAGACGCAGTGGGATCTTGTCGTGATCGACGAGGCCCACCGGCTCCGCAACGTGTACAAACCGACGAACAAGATTGCCAACGCCATCAAGCAATCGCTCTCGCCGTTCCGGAAGGTGCTGCTGACAGCGACGCCACTGCAAAACTCGCTCTTGGAGCTATACGGCCTTGTTAGCATCATTGACGAGTATTCCTTCGGCGACTTGAAGACGTATCGCACGCGCTTCACGCGGCTCGGCAATGACGAGGACTTCGCCGACCTGAAGGAACGTCTCAAACCAATCTGCAAACGGACACTCCGCAAGCAGGTGCTCGAATACGTCAAGTACACCAACCGGCACGCGCTCGTGCAGGAATTCGTGCCAACGCCTGAAGAACAGCGACTCTACGACCTTGTGACCCAATACCTCCAGCAGCCGACGCTCTACGCGCTGCCAGCCAGCCAGCGGTCCCTAATGACACTGATTCTCCGCAAGTTGCTCTCTTCATCCACCTTTGCCATTTCCGACACGTTGAGCGGGCTTGCATTCAAACTGGAATCGGCAGCGCGCGAGGCCGAGACCGTGCACGCGCCGCCCGAGCAACTCGTTGATGATTGGGAAGAAATCGACGAACTGGCCGACGAATGGGAGCCGGACGAGCAGGAGGAGTCGCCGCCCGACAAGCCCCAGTACACGCCTGTACAAATCGACGAAATGCGGAAGGAAACTGCCAAGCTCCGCGAGTTTCACACGCTGGCCAAGTCGATTGCGAAGAATTCCAAAGGCGAAGTGTTGCTGACCGCGCTGCGCCGCGGCTTCGCCGCCGCCGCCAAAGCCCAAGAGGGCCAGGGCGAGGCGACCATTCAACAGAAGGCGCTAATCTTCACGGAATCCCGGCGCACGCAGGAATACCTGTTCCGCATCCTTGAGCAGACCGAGTTCGCCGGAAAAGTAATGGTGTTCAACGGCACCAATAGCGACCAAGGTTCCAAGGATATCTACCGGCGCTGGCTTGAGCGCCACAAAGGCACGGACCGAGTCTCCGGCTCGCCGGGCGCAGACATGCGTGCCGCGCTCGTGGACCACTTCCGCGACGAAGCGGCCATCATGATAGCGACCGAGGCCGCGGCCGAGGGCATCAACCTCCAATTCTGCAACCTGGTCGTCAACTACGACCTGCCCTGGAACCCGCAACGCATCGAGCAGCGTATCGGCCGTTGCCACCGCTACGGCCAGAAGTTCGACGTGGTCGTGGTTAACTTCCTGAACAAGAACAACGCCGCCGACCAGCGCGTGTACGAATTGCTCGACACCAAGTTCCGCCTGTTCAGCGGCGTGTTCGGCGCCAGCGACGAAGTGCTCGGCGCCGTCGAATCCGGCGTAGACTTCGAGAAACGCATCGCGGGCATCTACCAGAAATGCCGCACGCCGCAGCAGATTCAATTCGAGTTTGACCAGCTACAACAGGAGCTTGATACCGAGATCGCGGCTGGTCAGCAGGACGCGCGCGAGAAGTTGCTCGACAACTTCGACCAGGAAGTCGTCGAAAAAGTCCGAATCCAAAGCACCGGCCTTCTGGACCGCTTTAACGAACGGCTGTGGATACTAACGAAACACCTGCTCGACGGCTTCGCCCGCTTCGACGGTGACGAATACAGTTTTTTCCTCACGAAGAACCCGTTCCCCGGCGAAACCATCCACCCCGGCCCGTATCGGCTCGGGAAGGCCGTTGAAGACGCCAACACCTACCGCGTCGGACATCCGCTCGCCCAGCGTATTCTCGCCCAGGCGAAGGCCCTCGCCGTGTCGCCAGCGGAAGTGACGTTCGATTACACGGACGGCGGCAAGAACATCGCCATCCTCACGCCGCTTGTTGGCACGGCCGGTTGGCTCACCTGCTCGCGGCTCGCCGTGCAATCCCTCGACACCGAGGAACACCTGATCCTTGCCGGCGTGACTGACGCCGGGCAGCCGCTCGACGACGGCCAATCCCGTCGCCTCTTCGACATCAACGGCCACGTCGGCAATCCCGCGACGCCATCCAGCAGCGTCAAATCGACGCTTGTCGATTCCGTCGCCCGGCGTCAAAACGAGCTGCTCGCCTCGCTGGCAACCAAGAGCGGCGAGTGGTTCGATACTGAAATGGACAAACTGGACCGCTGGGCTGAGGATCGGCGCACAGCTCTCAAGGCCGAGTTGGACGAACTGGACGAGGGCATCAAAGAGGCCAAGAAATCCGCCCGGCTTGCGCCCAACCTGCCGGAAAAGCTGGAGCTTCAGCGCAAGTTGCGCGGCCTGGAGACCAAGCGCGACGAAGCATGGCGGGCCTACGATGCTGCCAGCCGGGACGTGGACCGCCAGAAAGACGCCTTGCTCGACGAGATCAGCCGGCGGCTGGAGCAGAAGACCGAATGCACCGAGTTGTTCACGCTCCGCTGGAGGATCGCATGA